AATTACCTACTGTAATTCATGAATGTAAATCATTAGCAGGATTTGTTTTATCATAATGACCAACCTGTATCATCTAATAGACCATTATAGAAAATTGGTTTGCAATAGTTTAagtctgttgttgttttttgttgtcattttaactATGAAGATTAGATGATGCTCTACAAGATGACGCACGTTTGGTATCCTTCCAGCGAAAACTGTGATCAATCCCGCTGATGTGTGCTTCCCAGCCGCGCTCACTTGCAGCTCTGCAGCCGCGTTCTATGCTGCTTTGTGTCCGACAGAAGCGGAATGTACGTGTCGCTATGCGCCAGTCGGAGGTTACTGCTGCATCCTGCTTCAAAATCACTACCTTGCTTGTAGGATTTGCGTCTAGATGAGCCCTTCAGCGCGTGCGCCTGTTGGGAGTGCAACTCCATCAAATCCAGTTCGTGCTTGGCCGCTGTCTCAAGTACTTTTTGCTTGTTGTAGTACTTAACAAAGTTATTAATGATGGGATGAATAGGAAGTGCTATAGCGATCACCCCGCAGAGGAAGCTGATAGCAGCGTTGCACTTTCCGAGTGTTGTCTTTGGGTAGATGTCCCCGTATCCCACGGTAGTCATGGTAATGATAGCCCACCAAAATGACTGAGGGATGCTCTTGAAAAGAGTTTCTGGGTGGCTCTGTTCCATTGTATATCCTAGGGCAGAAAAGACAAAGATGCCCACTGCTAAGTACATCAATAGAAGTCCAAGTTCTTTAAAGCTCCTTTTCAATGCATAAGTGAGAGTCTGGAGTCCCGACGAGTGGCGCGCTAGCTTGAAAATTCTTGCAATTCGCATAATCCTCAGAGCCTGCACTGCTTGCTGCACGGTTGTCAGCTCCATCATTGTGTTCCCCAGAATAGTGAGGGTCAAACTCACATAAAAAGGAAGGATTGCCAAAACGTCGATAACATTCATAAACGCCATAGCAAACTGAAGTTTATTAGGGGATGAAATTAACCTAAGAATGTACTCAACCGTGAACCAACCGATGCAGGTGGTCTCGATGGCATCCAGAGTAGGGTGTTCCACGCGGTTACCTTCATCGTCCTCAATCTGTAGGTCCGGAATAGTCCCCACACACATCACAACAGaggaaataagaataaaaagaaaagaaagaacagcaATAACACGGGCAGGAAGGGAAGAATCCGGTTTTTCCATCAACTTCCAgatatatttttgacatttctgcCAACGGTCAGCGGTGGGATCCCCACCGAGATCATCTAAAATTAACTGGACCTTGTTCGCAATTTCTTGGAGTTCGTCCTTTTTCTCGCTCAGGGAGCTTTTGCAACATTCGTCTAAAAAGCTAATGTCAATTTTCCAGAACTCCATTTCATTCTGAAAACAAATAGGACAGATTCCTTTCTTCATGTGGATTTCCCCAAAGTAATATACATCGATTATACACTTGAAAGAATCCGGGTCTCGGTCAAAGTAAAATTCCTTTCTCCCCGGATCATAGTCATCGCAGAGAGAGAATATCGAGTCATAACCACCTGAGGAACATTTGGCTAGCTCCGCCAGCCTGGTGTCCGGATAACGGTTCAGAAGAGCTCCGTACAGGACCTGCCGTACACCTCCGATATTGACTACGATCTCCGTGTCTTCGCTGTCCTCTGAAACATTACAGTCCGAGTGTCTGCTTTTGGGCGCCCCTCTCATTTTACTAGCTTTAAAAGAGACTCTCGGATTAAaagtttatcattttcttttgagTATGAATGGCGTTTAGAATGTTAGTTGCCGGCAAATCATTTATGGCGCCTCTCTCTAAAAGCGAACTGTTGAAAAGTGCACTTGATTGATTCACATCGAGATGCACAGTAAAACACTTCAAACTCTCCTAGCATCACGCGTGTCAGAAAGCAGCAGAGATGCGGTACCTCGCTGGgagtctgtctttctttcttcactAGATCTGTAACAGGTCCATTTTCTTGGGCAAGTGGTAAAACTAAGCCCAACCGGGAGCATTATGTGAGAAGTACAATCCAAATACTGTATTCTCCCTGGACTGGGCTATTTATTCATTCGCATAAAGCGTCACCCCCATAGCCCCCACCTCCCCCTCACGTCACACCGCAATAAAACCAGTAGGCgattaatgaaatgtgaagttaCTGACGGTGCTGGGGGCAGGGGGCGAACAAAGAGGAGAGTGGGGGAGACAGAAAACAGGCATCTGGATTTGTACATGTCGCGGACTCCGTACACGTGGTTCAGTGCGTAGACAAGTATACCTCTaacagttttttgtattttttttcttaaaaatatctgtataCTGATAGGACAGAGACATAATGTACGCGGCAGTCTCAAAATTATTGCACAGACTCATATTCTCCACGAAATATGtaatgaaaaattgaaaatgtgCGGGGGCATGCAAGTGCTAAGTTGTAGGTTACAGTTTATACTTTTTCAGTGGCATGGAGGTACACACTCCTAAATGTTTCGAAAAATAGCTCTACAAGTTACAGCTTCGTAAATCTAAACACATAGCTACATCCATTTTAAACCAGCCTATATCGAGGAACAGTAGTCACAAACCTGGACGGGAAACTACCCGGTGTTAAGACACACGCGCACTGTCATCAGTTTGTGTAGTCTATCAATCAAGCATCTTGGCTTGGACCTGAGGAAATTGACGTCAACGAATGAAATCCTTACTGTAACCCGAGTGAAAGTGCGAACCTGACACAGAGGACAACCCCAGCCAGCAGCAGAACAGCGGTTCAAGTGTTAAGAGGGGAAGCTACCTTCTGCGTCTCTTCCGAAATAGTTTTAAACATGGCATTTGCCAAAGTaaacataaacacatacataatATTTGGTTGCAAGTTGATGCTGAAAAGTGTGAcgtacaaaaatgtcaaaatgtgaaCATTTGCATTTGTAGGCAGGAATGAAACACTGTGCCAACTAGGAAACTGGATACACATCATTTCATCATTGTCGAGCAATGCAGATGCCAAGAGTAATATAATCGTAGTatgtatatcaaaaccttaattcTGATCATGCAATAGCTcgatttaaaaaaacacacatacacgttCGTAGAATGTTTTAAAAGAGACCTTATTTCAAGACTGCGGGACAACTGCTGCTTCTGCTTTGCGTGAGCTTAGGCGAAAGGCAGAAATGTGTGTTTCACAAGAAGATTAATTGCCCTCTTAAAGTATCCGTAATGCCCTGTATGATATGACGTGCACTTTGCTGGGATGTCAGCACGTCCAGTTATGTTCCGTTCTGAGGTCTCCAGAAGAACTTATGCATTAGGCGTACGTATGAAGGGACTTTAAACTGTGGGCACGTCGATTCCAGGCTGAGTTACTTTTAGAAATAAGTGTTTCCAGATCTCCCAGTCAGGGCCGTATTTTCCTATacgctaactaggcttcagcctagggcctcaagatcaagaggggcctacattcaaattgttagcaaaattaaaattacactattctaaaaacagtgaacactaaaacactgaacctaaaataaggagaaattctacgcatatgactaataaacaaacataaaaatgtattggttaagatcaacgcgttaattttccacacaggttagtaccaatcacaacatgtttcatttaacatattgatatatatcacagtaatgatgtattttattatctctcatgtaatttacaaacttaaaaatggaaggtgaaagggcctcataagtggaatagcctagggcctcttttcatataaatccggccctgctcccAGTATTTCAACTATTGCAACTGCATCTCTGAGATTGATTTCTGACTTTGTGGCCCCATTGTTCGCCGGCGGACCTGCCAGAGATAGTTCCTGCCTTTCTGACACAACATGTTTGCGCTACTTATACTTTCTGGGAAATGGATTCAGAAAAACATACTTGGATGTATTAGTATTAAAACGATAATAAAATGTGAggaaattaacatatttttaaaagctgAAGGAGTCATTACATTGTTAGCTTTGGCCGACTTTTAAATTCATTAGAACTCCCCAGTCAAACCACTGCTTGATAAAAATGGCATTAAATAGCTTACTACAAATTCATTTAATGTGCGGTGTATTTTGAGTGCCGAGATCTTAAGCGACCACGTCTGGGCACTCTGGGCAAAAATTACTAAAATACATTTAGATTTACGTCCCACAGATACTCAAAATACATTCATACCAATGAAAGCGAACAGAGTGAATATGTCCTTCTAAAATGTACAATTTCGTCATTGTTTCATAATAGCTCTTTAAAAAAGGAAACACCTAAACAAAAACCGTTATACTGTAGTCTGTACTGTATATCGTACAGATCGTAGAGTGACTGCGTGTGTTATATTATTGCCAGAATGTGTGATATTTTGTTTTCAGCAGTTTCAAAATGTGCCCAAAAGAAATGATTGCACCTGACAAGTAAAGGCGAATACAAAAATTCTGACTGCAATTCTTATTCTGTAGCACAAGAGGGAAAATACATTTCTGATAAGAAACAGAATAGGCAGCAACACATCATAACATCAAACGGAAAAAAGATAAGAGACAAAAGAGAAAACAGAGCAGCACACAGGAATGTTAATCTTTGAATGCATTATATAAATAACGAAGGGTTGCTCCCTTTCTCGTCAATAAAATATTCCGAAAAGTTTGTTTtatgctaaatacattttttgtttttagtttaattCCTTATGATGCTTGCAGTAATAATTGTAGAAAAGGTCACTGTCAAAAATGTACTTTATCAGAGACACTGAGAAGCAGTTCTCGCAGCAAAGTTGGAGAAGCGGAAACCATGCGATTGTACGGCACACTTGGCCAATTTAGATTCTCCAGCTAATCTTGAAACCCTCGTCTTTGAAAACAGTAGGTTATGTCCCTTCTTAACCGACGCTGACATGAATAAGCGGATCCGACACTCGATGACTGGAGATGGCTCTGCAAGTTAATTGCACATTTGTTTCTTAGAAAAGATCATTTCACTTTGGAATGTCTTTAATATTCTGCTGCCATTGTTTAAATACACGCCTGTATGTACATTCCCTGTTGGCTTTTTGACAGTTTTTGACACTGTTATTCTTCCtaggtacagtacatacaataTATGCGACGCCGGACTTATCAAGTCTTTTCTTGCAGTCAACAAGCGCCCTCTAGTGTACACGTAAAGAGTCTTCAACATAGAATTCTAAATTGAGACGGGCAGGTTAgatcaggggttcccaaactcagtcctggggacccactgtggccgcaggtttttgttccaatcaactTCTAGCCTAATTAAATgagttatttcccagtttctgtgttttgggatcaatgcaaaaattacaaaactaagtttgttaaatgtttattaaaatgttcttttttctttttaatattttcctcatgatttttattctgcttttctaggtgttctggttatttaatccattatttgctAATTTGTGTGTCTGACGCTGAAGTAGCTGCAGCttttcatcatttagtgttgtttgcccgggtttttaattgtcattattaggaatAAGGGCCTGCagtgcccggggtttgcttcctgccttgcgccctgtgttggctgggattggctccagcagacccccgtgaccctgtagttaggatatagcgggttagataatggatggatggaaggaataaGGGCAATATtatatgaaaacaacaaaagagagtcaagcatttaaagctacagcaaaagtagaaatatttctgaatgtattgtaaatgtaaaatcaaacCACTGTGCTTTTCTGAACACAGAATagagcagagaaaaaaaacaagctaataaaatgagatcagttattatcatttattgttactgagaaaagcgctatataaatgtaatgaattattattattattattgtgaatttggttggaacaaaaacttgtggCCACAGTGGGTCACCAGGGCTGAGGTTAGatgaactggcattgctaaactgTCATTAgtgaatgtttgtgtgtgtgttagagtGTGTTCATCCTGTAATAGACTGGGGctctgtccaggaattgttcttgccttgcacccaatggcTGCTGGGATAGGATACAGCTTCTCCACAACCTGCCCAGGATAAgcatgttaggaaaatggatggatgggatctTAAATTCCCTTGTAACATACACTAACATAGCATAGCATTAGGGCTCAtatatacttcatgctcagaatgcgtacgcgcctgcatcatggctgccacgcgttcccagcattcatttgacgcatcctctgtgcaggtcctcagaaattaacgcgatgcatgcacgagttgcagtaccaacaaaaaGTCGGGGgacacagtgtgctaaaagtcggaacgtgatgccagagtctctgtttactatctacatgtgacagaaagcctctatgcggatcctatgggatcgatgtgcttgcttcgatatttgatgaatggttcgatgtggcgaagcaaaatgccgacatacaggtacattcgtggtgcttttatattcaagcgttgcatattcccgatcgtaatgacatgatgCATTTTACAAGTCTCACatgccatcttttgtgccgtcttttttttttgcaacttcacaacagcaacataatgtacagcgctgtatttgagccactgagaaaaaaataaggacatggtgaaaacgtgtgttttgtgattaaagtggaaatttcggctttaatctcgaaatgtccactttaacctcatagtttactttatcattaaagcagaccgtcataaacgccatcccagtttttaatcgctacagcaagcagcaatagatcaccacacaaaacacattaaatgtatgatattccaactctctgcaaatttagaatttttagatttatacttgatatcactttcatgatgaaatgctttaaagtatgtgctttacattttacagataaatcgttaatttcatttaaataatgaatactgttaataattacacacatgggggtgacatggtggcggagcggtagcactgctgtctcgcagggagtcacgtcgctggtattccctgttTGGATTCCACACTCTGCTCTGGTCTCAAAGATatacagatttggggatttggtcccGCTAAattgactccagtgtatgtgcgtgcttgtattcaccttgcgatgagctgaggccctgtccagggattgtttctgcctcgtgcccaatgcttgctggaatggacacatccctggattgatggatttaatcattaaacatccttttcagagatattgcggtaaggtgtcatcagaatttaatgggtgtaccaagcaattcacaacacagagaagccacacctgttctcaccgtgataatatctcgcactgccacctgctggattcctccagatttatgtaaagtatgcgcgcaattataaacagtaaaacgcttgcgtacaAAACCTGGCCTAAGTTCCCCAACACCCTACTGGGTCCTATTCAGGGAGCAAGCCCTTTGCATGCCCCACTCACCCGCAGTGTCAAACTGAAATGGCCAACCTAGATAACATAATGGTCTTTgggtatgtgggaggaaaaactgaacaaaaccCATGTACACATAAGGGAGACAGACAACATCCTGTGTAAAATATAGTGAAAGAAACAGCcagacacacaacaaaggtttggggcagccacctgtgtagTTTCCCcagctgcaaaaggctttaaagtaaagtacaatgtgtactggttagagtccaaaacagaactggttaagaatggaggatgaggggtttttatagttggatcacaggaagtgacgtcatcggggccaggacaggaactgacgtcctcggggccgggacaggaagtgaagtcctcagggccaggacaggaaggatttctcgtgtttggtctgcggagagaaaagagagaggttcaaTGCACCAGACAACCCCCTGGCCTCTCGTGGAATTGTCATTTCCTGGTCCCTTTCGTTGACTCCcaaacgcacatgtgtgacatggccccccccagcccagacccattgggttggGTGTACCTGGCTGAGAGGTTGTGACACCTGgaaagggcatcggcattggcctGTAGGTTACCCCGGCGGTAAAGGActgaaaacttgtatggctggaggtccaagaaccaccttgtgacccgtggattcgactccttgtgcaaaGCCATCCACTGCTGTGGCGCATGGTCTGTCAACAGGGTGAACTCACAGTaaaagaggtagtacctcagctgggtGATCGCCCATTGAACCGCCAGGGCTTCCcgctccaccgccgcatacctggtttcgcggtccaacagtttccggctgaggtacaagacggggtgttcaactccatcaaggctttggctcaacacagcaccaagacctgtgtccgaagtgtccgtctggatataaaaggtaaagaaaagtcaggtgttttcaaaACTGGAGTTGACTTAAAGGCCCATGTCAAGTCAGTAAATGCAGTTTCCAATTTAGCATCCCATACCACGTGATTCAGGCACCTCTTCCTTATGAGGTTTGTCAAGGGCACTGCTCTCTCAGAAAAAAAGTGCACAAACATGCGATAGTAGCCTGCTAGTCTGAGAAAGGCTTAGAATAGCTGCTTGGTCCTCGGACAGGGCCATTTCAATATGGTGTcaacttttgaacactgtggtcgTACAGTACCGtggcccactaggtagcctaaatatttggcctcagttaacccaaagaaacatttctttgggttaattCGTAGGGCGGCTTCGCTCAGTGTCCGCAATACCACTTGTacctgctgtacgtgttccttccacgtgctggaatagataataacatcatccaggtaggcagcactgtatgagttatggggTTGAAGCACTTTGTCCATCAGACACGTACAGGTTGTGGGGGccctgtgtaacccaaatggaaggacacaatactaccaatgtccactaggggtgctaaacgcggtcttctcctttgcggaatccgttaagggaacctaccagtacccctttgtcatatcGAGGGTGGTCAAGAATTTGGTGTGTCCTAGCCgttcgaggaggtcatccacgtgcggcattggataagcatcgaaTCAGGAGACCTGGTTAAgttgatggaagtcattgcaaaacctcccaGCCAAAGAAATCTGAGCTTGATACACTCAAGAATCTTTTCGGGCCCCAAATGGGCTCTGAGGATATTGCTATGTGCTAGCTCACAGACTTGTCGCTGGTAAGCCTGTGGAACTAGCAACAGGGAGTGCATTTCCCCCTCATGTTCAGCCACCCGATTTAGGAGGTCTTTATTTagaacaaagtgaggaccctgtggcataggATGCTGAGTGCGCTGGCTGTCTATCAGGACGACtgcattttttataaacttaagggagtcatcattccattgctctcttttaaaagaagccggtgTCTGCCTGAATTGGAAGTGCAGTTGAGAAAGAGGGTTGGAGGCGACCTCAATGGGCGTGGTTTCTGCCCGTACTGCCACGGCGCCTGGGTTGATGTATCAGCGAGCGACGGCCCTGGGATCTCCATGTTATCAGTAAAGGCCATACTCCACCCCTCTCCTGGCTGTAAACACGGTGTGGAGTCAGCCGAGGACGCCTCCATAGCGTCCATTAATAGGCCCAACGGTTGTTTAGGAAGGTGGAGTGTTATACCGCTTTTACTGTCTGACCAGTCTCTCCCGAGTATCACTGGGGATGGAGGGTCTTCCATGACATCTACCATCAGTTTTTTAACCGCACCATGACAGCTGACAAAGCACATGGCGGATTTATACTGACGGACGTCCCTGtgtacacaggttatactggtcttcaGTCTACACCATTGTCGTGGCAACACTAAGTGACGAGCAACAATTGAAATGTTACTGCCTGAATCGAAGATGGCTGGTGTTTTGATCCCATTTAATGAAACCTCCCCAATATGCTCACAAGCCAGAGGATTAGCGAGAGCACAGCACCTTGCAGTCTCCTCTGCAGACCCCTTGCTCACCACAGGATGACGGCTGCTGCTGGCTAGAAGGTTCCCAGGTTTGCTCCATGGGGTGGTGATGGGGCGTTGAGGTAGGGACACAAGATCATCTCAGGGgtttctttctgttttccctGGGCAGGTCTCCGCTTTTGCGGTTTGTATGGTCTCAGTTAACAAGACCATGTCCTTGATTAGTCGACACCAGGCTGGCTGGGTGAGGTCAGTCGGGAGGGCTTTGAGCAGCAGCGCACAAGCTACTTGTTCGACTATTTGTCGGGTGTTATTTCGTTCGGGCTGTAGCCAACACCCGACTTTAATCCACAATTTCATGGCTTGGGGAGCCACTGGCAGTTCGGGATCAAACTCCCACTGCATCACTCTCCTTGCCTGCCAACCTGGGGCACAAACACAATTACTCGGATTGTTTCCCTTTGTGGGGATGTTGGGAGCAGACCGTTCACCCAGGAGCCCATAATCAGTCCTGCCTGTGCTCCTTTTTAACCCCAGACCCTTGGGTAGAAGCACCCCCCAGGTTCCCTCCACCAACACCATCTGACCTCATCATGGGAGCTCGGGAACGATACTCTCCCACCTCTTTTTTATTGGTTGGATGGTGTGTCCAGGCTCCTCTAAGGGTTCTCTCCTGCTTCTTCAAGGagaccatcctgccgactacgccagtgtgaaAGAAACAGCCGGACACACAACGAACCTTACACTATTTTTTCAACAAACATattctataaaaatatatatatttatattcaataaagagaaacaaaatgtgGAATCTATTCTGGCATCACTGCACAAAAGGAAAGAATCAGCAAGTGACAGGGCACTAGTCTTTCACAAAGCACATTCACTGACTCATTTCTggacagtttagagtcaccattcATACTGCATATCTTTGGTAAGCCAGAGATggcccatacagacacagggagaaactgtaaaactgcacagaAACAGTGTCTGGACTGACATTTGAACCAATGACTCTAGAGTCATGCAGCCAGCAACATGGTGCATTATGCTTTTATAAAATCCATTATATGCATATAGATTGGGTGAATATGATGGGCAAGCTTTTTAAACTGAATGACCTCTTCTcacaatgttctaatgttcatttcaatcatttatagaaatccatccatttgccatGGTACAGACAGTCAACActtaaaaaatgactttttggaattttttttttttaaggtaagtGGTTGCACAATTTTTTTCATGTAAACCCTCacatttataattacattttattttccagtttgttttttgtaGTATCAGCTCAGGTATTTTAAGTAGTGTTTACTACAATTTGTTAAGTAACTGCAACTAACTCAAAACATGAATTTGGGGATTTAATcaatttttatgtcacttttccCACCTAATTAAagtaaattcttctcataataatagattgtttttACTAGATACATTTAGGGTCTTTTATTTTACCATGTTGAAATGAGTTCATTAACACATAGACACATTTAGTAAtaccaacaaaaataaataaaaataaccttttcatttcaaaaatagtcttttaaattaaaaactttgcaAAATCCAGCTCATTAAAGAATATAAACAAAtactcatttattttagtttgcttttttcACTGACTCGTTTATCATCATAATGTATTGCAAGCAAAGAAAAAGATACCTTTGTGATGTAGGGTGCAAAACAAGTTTGCCAATGAATCAAAAAAGTGTCATAAATTAATTTTCACAACCATACAAAAGTGACAGCATTAAAAAAGTCAACTTAAGAAAAGTCTTTAACTTTCTTTATAACTGTTCAAGTGTAAGGTGTGGGGATCCTTTGGACCTCAATGCAGCAAAGTGAGCAGAGatatatgcaaaatatcacactTCATTCATGTAcatgaaatgtgtttattttaagttaaatcaacTTAATTCAACTGTTGGAATCCTATGTTTTGAGgtttaaaaagtattaattttgAGTAAGATTAATATAATATAGGTGAGTAATTACAACTGTTTGTGAGACTAATTACATTTCTgttaaaggaaaataatttaatgGCTTTGTTTCAACATGACTTAATTGTGTTAATGTGGCATCTAAGAGAGTTAATGTATCTAGGAAAAGCAATGTCATACAagcaaatattattattttaagttaaacaaccttaaattaaatgtataaagtaaatatccctctgtaaacattttttcagtGAAAGTCTATGTAGGGAGCATCTGATTAAAAGCAGATGCCAACATTTAATGAGGGTTGGTCcctcacagggcacacttacacatACATAGCTGTACTTACACAACAGTCAACCTAACCTATACATGACGTTTGGGATGTGAGGAGAAAACTGTAATACTTGGAGAAAATcctacacagacacaaggagaacatgaaacTCCACAAATACagtttaatccatccatctattcatccattttttaaaccttCTCTATTCTGAGCATAGACATGGGGaagcactgaaaaataaaatcccTGCTCAATTTAAAATTTCTTGGTAAATATTTATACTAAGATTTTTGAGTTGGCTCAACTTGTTCAACAAGCAACCATGTTAATTTAAAGTAATAAGTCTCTTTGCAGGAACTAATAATGtgtagttcattttattttaaaagttaatgttatgtttttaatttagcAAGTTTTTCTAGCAAAATAAATTATGCTCTTAAGATGAGCTTACTAAATGGCATGCCTTTAACTGGTTATAATCCACAAAAAGTCAATTATTGATAAATTGTTTAGATATACAAGGTCAAATATTAAGTGTAAGTCAGTTATGACAGAAGACAAAcatcttaatgttattttattttcaaaaatattatacatGGTTATCAACATGTGTTTTAACAAATGATGTACAAGGCCTTTGATACAATTGCAATAAAGTCTTTCCCATTCAGTGGTTGAAAACTGAGAGCTTTATGTGGTTTTCTCTCTCTGCTTTTCTCATTTTCAGTGGCTGAATCctactcaaaatcacaaaaacacgGGAAGAAACATTTGTGAGTCAAAACATTCTGCTCGacatgtttagaaaatgtatcAACAGATAATGCAAAGTACACCCTTTACTTGTGCGGCCACATTTTTTCTCAAAGAGTGCACAAAGTATAACAGGTGGAACATGTTAATTACAAAGTCTTTCTAACAATTTATATTAACACAGCTatgaattaaaatacaatgcataatATATCTATTACAAAGTTAAGGTTTCAGATTTCGCACTGAAACGTTATTATATTCAAACTGTCAAAGTAGTGGAACTGATAACATAACatatcaaaaaacatttattaatggATTA
The sequence above is drawn from the Erpetoichthys calabaricus chromosome 3, fErpCal1.3, whole genome shotgun sequence genome and encodes:
- the kcnf1b gene encoding potassium voltage-gated channel subfamily F member 1, giving the protein MRGAPKSRHSDCNVSEDSEDTEIVVNIGGVRQVLYGALLNRYPDTRLAELAKCSSGGYDSIFSLCDDYDPGRKEFYFDRDPDSFKCIIDVYYFGEIHMKKGICPICFQNEMEFWKIDISFLDECCKSSLSEKKDELQEIANKVQLILDDLGGDPTADRWQKCQKYIWKLMEKPDSSLPARVIAVLSFLFILISSVVMCVGTIPDLQIEDDEGNRVEHPTLDAIETTCIGWFTVEYILRLISSPNKLQFAMAFMNVIDVLAILPFYVSLTLTILGNTMMELTTVQQAVQALRIMRIARIFKLARHSSGLQTLTYALKRSFKELGLLLMYLAVGIFVFSALGYTMEQSHPETLFKSIPQSFWWAIITMTTVGYGDIYPKTTLGKCNAAISFLCGVIAIALPIHPIINNFVKYYNKQKVLETAAKHELDLMELHSQQAHALKGSSRRKSYKQGSDFEAGCSSNLRLAHSDTYIPLLSDTKQHRTRLQSCK